From the genome of Muricauda sp. SCSIO 64092, one region includes:
- a CDS encoding NAD-dependent epimerase/dehydratase family protein: protein MKILLTGATGKVGQNLLKSIGKLPSEGIIRALCHNRIVEETGQVEVFRGDLTQRISVMEAMQGITHVVHLATTKEDPDSVMDVAVKGLFWLLEECVKSLEFKQFILIGGDASVGHFFYDRGEILETDARMPYPGCYVLSKAMEEDMLACYHIQYGLNTCSLRVPWIMEKDDFKYAMMFGNEQFGGPLWADLIGKEKAEEYAQKNHIPLLLDKAGKPLKRNFIHVSDLIRAISKVWDNPQAHGELFNIAMDGPLDYDEATQYIVSKYGGTSIEIPTNFHSVTLNTAKAGKKLGWTPHYDIKRLVDEAYTYVRDPKRHWQGLVSRARSLGFVDGRNSPY, encoded by the coding sequence ATGAAAATACTTCTCACCGGCGCCACTGGTAAAGTAGGTCAGAATCTACTAAAAAGTATAGGTAAATTACCTTCGGAAGGTATCATAAGGGCACTATGCCATAACCGCATAGTAGAGGAAACGGGCCAAGTCGAGGTTTTTAGGGGCGATTTGACCCAGCGCATCAGCGTTATGGAGGCTATGCAAGGCATTACCCATGTCGTGCATTTGGCGACCACTAAGGAAGACCCCGATAGTGTAATGGATGTGGCAGTCAAGGGACTGTTTTGGTTGTTGGAAGAGTGTGTTAAAAGCTTGGAGTTTAAACAATTCATACTGATAGGGGGCGATGCCTCCGTGGGACACTTCTTTTATGATAGGGGAGAAATTTTGGAAACGGACGCTAGAATGCCCTATCCGGGCTGTTATGTCTTGTCAAAGGCCATGGAAGAAGATATGCTTGCATGTTATCACATTCAATATGGACTAAATACTTGCAGCCTTCGAGTGCCTTGGATTATGGAAAAAGACGATTTTAAATATGCCATGATGTTTGGCAATGAACAATTTGGTGGCCCCCTATGGGCCGATTTGATCGGAAAAGAAAAAGCGGAAGAATATGCCCAGAAGAATCATATACCCTTGTTGTTGGATAAAGCAGGAAAGCCCCTTAAGCGTAATTTTATTCATGTGAGTGACTTAATTCGAGCGATATCAAAGGTGTGGGATAACCCCCAAGCCCATGGTGAGCTTTTCAATATTGCAATGGACGGACCCTTAGACTATGATGAAGCAACCCAATATATTGTTTCAAAATATGGAGGAACGTCCATAGAAATACCAACTAATTTTCATAGTGTAACATTGAATACCGCCAAAGCTGGAAAAAAACTAGGTTGGACACCTCATTATGATATAAAACGTTTGGTTGACGAAGCGTACACCTATGTTCGCGACCCTAAGCGCCATTGGCAAGGTTTGGTATCCAGGGCGCGGTCTTTAGGTTTTGTTGACGGAAGGAACAGTCCCTATTGA
- a CDS encoding CBM9 family sugar-binding protein, which produces MAQTDNDLSNTYHVVKIEPANGVTAVDWPSVKKLMTFRYHWESVEDTLVFQGTWDGIWFYFRFEVQDENILVYHSTEHKTEVAQSDRVEIFFRKDAKLNPYYCLEMDPDKRILDYATMYYRQYNKGWSWPPGHLQVDTGRLKNGYYVQGKISIASLKELDVWNNGKVQTGLYRGNCISLKDGKAELRWSCWIDPRTENPDFHVASSFGILDFMDQ; this is translated from the coding sequence ATGGCCCAAACAGACAACGACCTTTCAAACACCTATCATGTAGTTAAAATTGAGCCTGCCAATGGGGTTACAGCGGTGGATTGGCCATCCGTTAAAAAGTTAATGACGTTCCGATATCATTGGGAAAGTGTTGAGGATACCTTAGTTTTTCAAGGTACTTGGGACGGTATATGGTTTTATTTTCGGTTTGAAGTACAAGATGAAAATATTCTGGTGTATCACAGTACGGAACACAAAACCGAGGTGGCACAATCCGATAGGGTTGAGATTTTCTTTAGAAAGGATGCAAAACTCAATCCATACTATTGTTTGGAAATGGATCCCGACAAAAGAATACTTGATTACGCGACAATGTATTATCGACAATACAATAAAGGTTGGTCATGGCCTCCGGGGCATCTGCAAGTAGATACGGGCCGTTTAAAAAATGGATACTACGTGCAGGGGAAAATCTCGATTGCTTCCTTAAAAGAACTTGATGTCTGGAACAATGGTAAAGTACAAACCGGGCTTTATAGGGGCAATTGCATCTCATTAAAAGATGGCAAGGCTGAATTACGCTGGAGCTGCTGGATAGATCCAAGAACCGAAAATCCCGATTTTCACGTAGCCAGTTCGTTCGGGATTTTGGATTTTATGGATCAATAG
- a CDS encoding Gfo/Idh/MocA family protein: protein MKRRIFAQNTSMALTGVTLGIPHILKADNKEGKLRLGFIGTGLRGRNHVRNMIVEKGVECVAICDIDPNAVNETKKLFEKYNVTFPKAYGNHERSYVEMLEKENLDAVMISTNWKWHTPMCLDAMEAGVYTGVEVSGAFSVQECWELVNTHQRTQTHLMFMENVCYRRDVMAVLNMVRDNVFGELLHLRGGYMHDLRHVKFNDGNDGIGFGKNAFGEARWRTEHSLRRNGDLYPTHGLGPIAMMVDMNRGNRLLSISSQATKSRSLHNYVVNHPKGGKDHPYAQLNWQLGDIVTSTLTTARGETIILTHDTNTVRPYSLDFRVQGVEGVIDFDYGTQRIHVQGKTEAHRWEDANSWLEKYDHPLWKEYGDVARDAGHGGMDFFLDRQFIQSAKNNTPPVIDVYDGATMRAITPLSEASIREGGSVKQIPDFTEGQWISRKPVFAMVD from the coding sequence ATGAAAAGAAGAATATTTGCCCAAAATACATCAATGGCATTGACAGGGGTAACCTTGGGAATACCACACATTCTTAAAGCTGATAACAAGGAGGGTAAGCTAAGACTTGGGTTCATAGGTACTGGGCTTCGAGGACGGAACCATGTGCGGAACATGATTGTGGAAAAAGGAGTGGAGTGCGTGGCCATATGTGATATAGACCCCAATGCCGTCAATGAGACAAAAAAGCTTTTTGAAAAATATAACGTCACTTTTCCTAAGGCTTACGGTAATCATGAACGTTCCTATGTTGAAATGTTAGAAAAGGAAAATCTGGACGCGGTGATGATTTCCACCAATTGGAAATGGCATACCCCGATGTGTTTGGATGCCATGGAAGCTGGGGTCTATACTGGGGTGGAGGTTTCCGGGGCCTTTTCGGTACAGGAGTGTTGGGAATTGGTCAATACCCATCAGCGTACCCAAACACATTTGATGTTTATGGAAAATGTATGTTATCGACGAGACGTCATGGCCGTATTGAACATGGTGAGGGACAACGTCTTTGGCGAACTGTTGCACCTACGTGGGGGATATATGCACGACTTACGACACGTAAAGTTCAACGATGGCAACGATGGCATTGGTTTTGGTAAAAATGCTTTTGGTGAAGCACGTTGGCGAACAGAACACTCCCTAAGAAGAAATGGTGACCTTTATCCTACCCATGGATTGGGGCCTATAGCAATGATGGTAGATATGAATAGAGGTAACCGACTTTTGAGCATCAGTTCGCAAGCCACTAAATCACGTTCCTTGCACAATTATGTGGTCAATCACCCAAAAGGGGGTAAAGACCATCCCTATGCCCAGTTGAATTGGCAGTTGGGAGACATTGTCACTTCTACCCTTACCACCGCAAGGGGAGAAACCATCATCCTCACCCATGATACCAATACGGTTCGCCCATATTCGTTGGACTTTAGGGTGCAGGGAGTAGAGGGGGTAATCGATTTCGATTATGGCACACAGCGCATTCACGTTCAAGGGAAAACAGAAGCCCATCGTTGGGAAGATGCCAATTCGTGGCTGGAGAAATATGACCATCCTTTGTGGAAAGAATATGGCGATGTAGCCCGTGATGCCGGACATGGCGGCATGGATTTCTTTTTGGATCGACAGTTCATTCAATCGGCCAAGAACAATACGCCACCAGTTATCGATGTATATGATGGGGCGACAATGCGGGCCATTACCCCATTATCAGAAGCTTCGATAAGGGAAGGCGGTTCCGTGAAGCAAATCCCTGATTTTACAGAGGGGCAATGGATTTCAAGAAAACCTGTGTTCGCAATGGTTGATTGA
- a CDS encoding alpha-L-fucosidase produces MFDKLFSPFDMEYISRKALRTILVFHALSLGWINGQQEIDYINEPEADFEQRTGWFNEEKYGMFIHFGLYRQLGGVWKGKEIENYAEWIQAWADIPVQEYAMLTHTFNPKDFDANFIAKTAKAEGMKYIVITTKHHEGFCLWDSEYTNFDVASPPFKRDIIGELSAACRNHGLKFGTYYSIIDWHHPAQERNNDGNAGWGWWGEVRMKTKRQEEYITHMKNQVKELIIKYDSDIMWFDGDWVHWWNTQVGADLYQYIRELKPSIIINNRVSKGAIFKKDFGTPEQEHPDDELKHYWEACYTMNHSWGFKASDTDWKSPQVVYKKLKDINGKVGNLLLNVGPDGNGAIPEKSVDILLEVGKMSDKN; encoded by the coding sequence ATGTTCGATAAGCTATTCAGTCCTTTTGATATGGAGTACATAAGCAGAAAAGCACTTCGAACTATATTGGTGTTTCATGCCCTTTCTTTAGGATGGATAAACGGACAGCAAGAGATAGACTATATTAACGAACCCGAGGCCGATTTTGAACAACGGACGGGCTGGTTCAATGAGGAGAAATATGGCATGTTCATTCATTTTGGCCTCTACAGGCAATTGGGAGGCGTTTGGAAAGGAAAGGAGATAGAGAACTACGCTGAATGGATACAAGCTTGGGCCGATATACCCGTACAAGAATACGCCATGCTTACCCACACCTTTAACCCCAAAGACTTTGATGCCAATTTCATTGCCAAAACCGCTAAGGCAGAAGGTATGAAATACATCGTTATCACCACCAAACATCACGAAGGTTTTTGTCTATGGGACAGCGAATACACCAATTTTGATGTGGCCAGCCCCCCCTTTAAGCGCGATATAATTGGTGAGCTAAGTGCCGCTTGTCGCAATCATGGACTGAAATTTGGCACGTATTACAGCATAATTGACTGGCACCACCCTGCACAAGAGCGCAATAATGACGGCAATGCAGGTTGGGGCTGGTGGGGAGAAGTCCGTATGAAAACCAAAAGACAGGAAGAATACATCACCCACATGAAGAACCAGGTCAAAGAATTGATAATCAAGTATGATTCTGATATTATGTGGTTTGACGGCGACTGGGTACACTGGTGGAACACCCAAGTGGGAGCTGATCTGTACCAGTACATCCGAGAGCTAAAGCCTAGCATTATCATTAACAACCGCGTATCCAAGGGGGCCATATTCAAAAAAGACTTTGGTACGCCAGAACAAGAACATCCTGACGATGAGCTAAAGCACTATTGGGAAGCTTGTTATACCATGAACCATTCTTGGGGCTTTAAGGCCAGCGATACCGATTGGAAATCGCCCCAAGTGGTCTATAAAAAACTAAAGGACATCAATGGAAAAGTGGGTAACCTTTTACTCAATGTGGGCCCAGATGGCAATGGTGCAATTCCCGAAAAGAGCGTTGATATTTTATTGGAGGTCGGTAAGATGTCGGATAAAAATTAA
- a CDS encoding alpha-L-fucosidase, with the protein MNYTTIKTAIKPYSILLTLTIIGCSPAPPPPEAIGPTPTKKQMAWQQMEYYGFIHFGLNTFANMEWGYGDTPASVFNPKELDTRQWAQVAKEAGMKGIIITAKHHDGFCLWPSKYTEYSIKNSPWKGGKGDVIRELADACKEYDLKLGIYTSPWDRNHADYGKPEYVDYFRKQLEELLTQYGDVFEVWFDGANGGDGYYGGANETRRVDKRSYYDWPTTIEMIREWQPNAIVWSDAGPDARWVGNEHGFAYDVTWSPLLKDEVYGGMPEYAKHYSMGQENGTHWVPAEADVSIRPGWFYHQSEDDKVKSLGHLMDIYYKSVGQNATLLLNLPVDNRGLVHEKDVAQLRKFKEQIDLDFAHNLALGNDIEASQVRGNHKNYAAIHLVDGDKETYWATDDGVEAASVTLNFGSPTTFNRILVQEYIPLGQRVRSFSIEVEKDGEWKSIGSYGTIGYKRLLRLGEITASAVRLNIDGVKVSPLLSNLEVYHAPPLVEQPVVSRNKQGIVEIVADDSRVTYFYTTDGSVPTINSKRYTTSFEVHGPTHISVISHDPATQRKSEPKTVYFDRSKKDWKVKENETSTESIKAIDDDVRSVYILNKDEMGNGLIIDFGQQEQLTGFTYTPDQGRNPSGIITHYNFYVSENGRSWNLAGTGEFSNIVNNPIQQRVTFDHPIKGRFIKFTPKKIGGNETEAVVAELGVITK; encoded by the coding sequence ATGAACTATACTACAATCAAGACAGCCATAAAGCCCTATTCGATACTGCTGACATTGACCATTATTGGCTGTAGTCCCGCGCCACCGCCTCCAGAAGCCATCGGTCCAACACCCACCAAAAAACAGATGGCTTGGCAGCAAATGGAATACTATGGTTTTATACACTTTGGCCTCAATACCTTTGCGAATATGGAATGGGGCTACGGAGACACTCCTGCATCAGTTTTTAATCCCAAGGAACTGGACACAAGGCAGTGGGCACAGGTGGCCAAGGAAGCTGGCATGAAAGGCATCATCATCACCGCCAAGCACCACGATGGCTTTTGTCTCTGGCCCTCAAAATATACAGAGTATTCCATAAAGAACTCCCCTTGGAAAGGGGGCAAGGGTGATGTGATAAGGGAATTGGCCGATGCCTGTAAGGAATATGACCTAAAATTGGGCATCTACACCTCGCCCTGGGACCGTAACCATGCCGATTATGGCAAACCGGAATATGTCGATTATTTTAGAAAGCAACTTGAGGAACTGCTTACCCAATACGGTGATGTTTTTGAGGTATGGTTCGATGGGGCCAATGGGGGCGATGGCTATTATGGCGGGGCCAATGAGACCCGAAGGGTGGACAAAAGGTCCTATTATGACTGGCCCACCACCATTGAGATGATACGTGAATGGCAACCCAATGCCATTGTTTGGAGCGATGCCGGGCCCGATGCCCGTTGGGTGGGCAACGAACACGGTTTTGCCTACGATGTCACTTGGTCGCCCTTGTTGAAGGACGAAGTCTATGGTGGTATGCCCGAATATGCCAAGCACTATTCCATGGGGCAGGAAAACGGTACGCATTGGGTTCCCGCAGAAGCCGATGTTTCGATACGGCCGGGATGGTTCTATCACCAATCAGAGGATGACAAGGTAAAATCACTGGGACACTTAATGGATATTTATTATAAATCCGTAGGGCAGAACGCTACACTTTTGTTGAACCTTCCCGTGGACAATAGAGGATTGGTGCATGAAAAGGATGTCGCCCAACTCAGGAAGTTTAAAGAACAGATCGATTTGGATTTTGCCCATAACCTGGCCTTGGGGAATGACATTGAGGCATCCCAAGTTCGCGGGAACCATAAAAACTATGCAGCCATCCATCTTGTGGATGGGGACAAAGAAACGTATTGGGCCACAGATGATGGGGTAGAGGCGGCTTCCGTAACCCTGAATTTTGGCTCGCCCACTACTTTTAACCGAATCCTCGTTCAAGAATACATTCCTTTAGGGCAACGAGTACGTTCATTTTCCATTGAAGTGGAAAAGGATGGTGAATGGAAATCCATAGGGTCATATGGAACAATAGGTTATAAAAGGTTGTTACGATTAGGGGAAATCACGGCAAGCGCGGTTCGTTTGAACATAGACGGAGTAAAAGTCAGCCCGCTACTATCCAACCTAGAGGTGTACCATGCCCCTCCACTGGTTGAACAACCTGTTGTTTCAAGAAACAAACAGGGTATTGTGGAAATCGTGGCTGATGATTCAAGGGTCACCTACTTTTATACTACCGATGGTTCCGTTCCCACCATCAATTCTAAAAGATATACGACATCTTTTGAAGTCCATGGGCCAACCCATATTTCAGTCATAAGTCACGATCCGGCCACCCAAAGAAAGAGCGAACCCAAAACGGTATATTTCGATAGAAGCAAAAAAGACTGGAAAGTAAAGGAGAATGAAACCTCGACAGAAAGTATAAAGGCCATTGATGATGATGTTCGGTCAGTATACATCTTGAACAAGGATGAGATGGGAAATGGTCTGATCATTGATTTTGGGCAACAGGAACAATTGACAGGTTTTACCTATACCCCTGATCAAGGCAGGAATCCTTCGGGCATTATAACGCATTACAATTTCTATGTGAGCGAAAATGGTCGTTCTTGGAACTTGGCAGGTACGGGGGAGTTTTCCAATATCGTGAACAATCCCATACAACAGCGAGTTACGTTTGACCATCCCATAAAAGGTCGATTTATAAAATTTACACCCAAAAAGATAGGAGGCAATGAAACAGAAGCTGTGGTCGCCGAGTTGGGAGTAATCACAAAATAA
- a CDS encoding aldo/keto reductase encodes MNYRTFGRTGWQVSEIGYGMWGMAGWTGSEDNQSLQSLQKAVDLGCTFFNTAWGYGEGHSERLLGKLIKANPDKKLYTATKMPPKNFQWPSKREYTLDDCSPPDHIEKYVESSLENAGLDSFDLMQFHTWEDHWLQDERALQKMADLKSQGLIHAIGISINRWEPWNGVKTVETGLIDAAQVIYNIFDQNPKDELFPACRKHDVAVIARVPFDEGTLTGKLTKESKWPEGDWRNTYFVPENLNSSVDHADALKPLVPENMDMPEMALRFILGESTISTIIPGMRQLRHVEANIATSDKGPLDNVLMDELVNHRCDREPTEWSQ; translated from the coding sequence ATGAACTACAGAACATTTGGCCGTACGGGCTGGCAAGTAAGTGAAATCGGATATGGCATGTGGGGCATGGCCGGGTGGACAGGCTCCGAAGACAATCAATCCCTTCAATCCCTTCAAAAGGCAGTAGATTTGGGATGTACTTTTTTTAATACGGCTTGGGGCTATGGCGAGGGCCATAGTGAAAGATTGTTGGGTAAACTCATCAAGGCAAATCCTGACAAAAAGTTGTACACTGCTACAAAGATGCCTCCGAAAAACTTTCAATGGCCCAGTAAACGGGAATATACGTTGGATGATTGTTCCCCACCCGACCATATTGAAAAATATGTGGAAAGCAGCCTCGAAAATGCTGGGTTGGATTCGTTTGACCTGATGCAGTTCCACACATGGGAGGACCATTGGTTACAGGATGAACGTGCCCTACAGAAAATGGCAGATTTGAAATCACAAGGGCTTATCCATGCCATTGGCATCAGTATTAACCGATGGGAACCTTGGAACGGGGTCAAGACGGTGGAGACCGGATTGATCGATGCCGCGCAGGTCATCTACAACATCTTTGACCAAAACCCCAAAGATGAGCTTTTCCCTGCCTGCCGCAAACACGATGTGGCCGTCATTGCCCGTGTGCCTTTTGATGAGGGCACCCTCACGGGCAAGCTCACGAAAGAAAGCAAATGGCCCGAAGGCGACTGGCGCAACACCTATTTTGTACCCGAAAACCTGAATTCCAGTGTGGACCATGCCGATGCCTTAAAGCCCTTGGTACCAGAAAACATGGATATGCCCGAAATGGCGCTACGGTTTATTCTGGGCGAGTCCACGATAAGTACCATTATTCCCGGTATGCGGCAGCTACGACACGTAGAGGCCAATATTGCGACCAGCGACAAAGGCCCGTTGGACAATGTTTTGATGGACGAACTTGTCAACCATAGATGTGACAGGGAGCCTACGGAATGGTCACAGTAA
- a CDS encoding helix-turn-helix domain-containing protein, with protein sequence MKNIRRIPLGDPSRVEQLFAKMSLEIWCCRYWCLREWECNETAFPYWRIYWNKNEGGMITYQGKIIEMKKENAYIIPPHTFFRSHIKGSRKKMKGLNVVGREVRKEENEGSLLGSHILHLFVHFNLGVLFDHINPDVFEIPLENDQLRQLEKLAHLLKNTTITNGKPQEFETTHNFLIQSIVYGILVGVPKKVWQTTALDNRVSDVVHYIENNIGHNFSNTELAQFCHITTNSLVRLFKEEKGIAIQKYIRQRKIARAHTLLEHTRHSIETIAELLGYANRYHFSRVFKSITGNTPAQLRKGSLLKMGNKLG encoded by the coding sequence ATGAAGAATATCCGTAGGATTCCATTGGGTGACCCTTCAAGGGTGGAACAACTGTTTGCTAAAATGTCCCTCGAGATTTGGTGCTGTAGGTATTGGTGCCTGAGAGAATGGGAATGCAATGAAACGGCTTTTCCCTATTGGCGTATCTACTGGAACAAAAATGAGGGAGGTATGATCACCTATCAGGGAAAAATCATAGAGATGAAAAAGGAGAACGCCTATATAATACCGCCCCATACCTTTTTTAGGTCACATATCAAAGGAAGCAGAAAAAAGATGAAGGGCCTGAATGTAGTGGGTAGGGAAGTGCGTAAGGAAGAGAATGAAGGCTCTCTACTAGGAAGTCACATCCTTCACCTGTTCGTTCATTTTAATCTAGGAGTGCTTTTTGATCACATCAATCCGGATGTGTTTGAAATACCCCTAGAAAACGACCAACTTCGACAGTTGGAAAAACTGGCACATCTTCTTAAAAACACCACCATTACAAACGGAAAACCACAGGAATTTGAAACCACCCATAATTTTCTGATCCAATCCATTGTTTATGGCATTTTGGTCGGTGTGCCCAAGAAAGTCTGGCAAACCACTGCTTTGGACAATCGCGTTTCTGATGTGGTTCATTATATCGAAAACAACATTGGCCATAATTTTTCCAATACGGAACTTGCCCAATTTTGCCATATAACCACCAATTCCCTAGTACGCCTTTTTAAGGAAGAAAAAGGGATAGCCATCCAAAAATATATCCGTCAAAGAAAGATTGCCCGTGCCCATACCCTTTTGGAACATACCCGACACAGCATAGAGACCATTGCCGAATTGTTGGGTTATGCCAATAGATATCACTTTTCAAGGGTGTTCAAATCGATTACCGGAAACACACCGGCACAATTACGAAAAGGGTCATTGCTAAAAATGGGCAATAAACTCGGATAA
- the rhaD gene encoding rhamnulose-1-phosphate aldolase, with the protein MNDKRLDTSELPHVVIDEIKNISRIAGYLWTREWAERNAGNISVNFTKYFHGYKIANIDEVPCTLPKEMGGMVLLVTGTGCYLRSLIDKIEEAACILKINSEATAYSIIWGGRQKGFKPTSELISHVKIHYENTQNGSGYRAVVHTHPSELIVLSHHPIFKDEKKTNLSLWKMCPEVRVFVPKGVSCTPYALSGSEELADLTIEGLKTRDVVLWEKHGAVATGENVEKAFDFLDVANKGAKLLLMAWAANFEPVGLTHDELKGLEIFL; encoded by the coding sequence ATGAATGATAAAAGACTAGATACAAGTGAATTACCTCATGTCGTTATTGATGAAATCAAAAACATTTCGCGCATTGCGGGATATTTATGGACACGGGAATGGGCTGAAAGAAATGCGGGAAACATTTCGGTAAACTTTACGAAATATTTTCATGGATACAAAATTGCCAATATTGATGAAGTACCCTGTACCCTACCCAAGGAAATGGGTGGAATGGTACTCTTAGTTACGGGAACAGGATGTTACCTGAGAAGTCTTATCGACAAGATAGAGGAAGCCGCTTGTATTCTTAAAATAAACAGTGAAGCAACCGCCTACTCCATAATATGGGGGGGGCGACAAAAAGGATTCAAACCGACAAGTGAGTTGATTTCGCATGTTAAGATACATTATGAAAACACCCAAAATGGTTCGGGCTATAGGGCAGTGGTACATACTCATCCGTCTGAACTCATTGTATTGAGCCACCACCCTATTTTTAAAGACGAGAAGAAAACCAACCTATCACTCTGGAAAATGTGTCCCGAAGTACGTGTTTTTGTGCCAAAAGGGGTCTCATGTACTCCGTATGCCCTATCGGGTTCCGAAGAACTGGCCGATTTGACCATTGAAGGCCTCAAAACTCGGGATGTGGTCCTTTGGGAAAAACATGGGGCTGTAGCCACCGGTGAGAATGTAGAAAAAGCGTTTGATTTTTTGGATGTCGCGAATAAAGGGGCCAAACTGTTGCTCATGGCATGGGCCGCCAATTTTGAACCGGTCGGCCTTACCCATGATGAATTAAAGGGTTTGGAAATATTTTTATAA
- the fucK gene encoding L-fuculokinase: MEACVLIFDCGATNLRVVAMAPDGNIKASHSFPNATADDPFFKGGKIWSLEIIWDKLCAASKAVVDQLKDVEIIGVSVTTFGVDGTLVDFEGNLKYPVISWQCNRTHPILKSLDKYIDLYELYEKTGVYPYDFNTIFKLLWFKENHPETLKDSRFLFMPSLLVNLLSGVQVNDATMLGTAMIANLSTQEVSIPLLEKLGIPAALFGTPAQAGEVVGTVTKKASEASGIPVGVPVCLSGHDTQFAVFGSGAGLDEPVLSSGTWEILMCRSKKYSATAQQLDLGITTEFDAEKNMYDLGVNYVASGLLEWVGNHFFQDVPKKQRYQIMVEEAEQVPPGANGVAVDPNFYDPTNDAGGAISGIKLATSRGEIYRASLEALALTLKNALHVLEKAADFKARKIICVGGGSKNSLWNQIKADVCGIPIQLIAQKETTVLGSALFTFTGVGYYKNLKEARSSIDYQPYLVEPSVNKNTYQQLFENKE; the protein is encoded by the coding sequence ATGGAAGCCTGTGTTTTAATTTTTGATTGTGGGGCTACCAATCTAAGGGTAGTGGCCATGGCTCCGGACGGAAACATAAAAGCTTCTCATTCCTTTCCGAATGCAACTGCTGATGACCCCTTTTTTAAAGGAGGTAAAATATGGTCATTAGAAATCATATGGGACAAACTATGTGCTGCCTCAAAGGCTGTGGTGGACCAGCTTAAGGATGTAGAAATTATTGGTGTTTCAGTGACCACCTTTGGTGTTGACGGTACCTTGGTCGATTTTGAGGGAAATTTAAAATATCCCGTTATTTCATGGCAATGCAATCGTACCCACCCCATCTTAAAATCTTTGGACAAATACATTGATTTGTATGAACTGTATGAAAAAACTGGGGTCTATCCATACGATTTCAATACCATTTTTAAGTTGTTGTGGTTCAAAGAAAACCATCCTGAGACCTTAAAGGACAGTCGCTTTCTTTTTATGCCATCCCTATTGGTGAACTTACTGTCCGGGGTTCAGGTTAACGATGCCACCATGTTGGGTACGGCTATGATTGCCAATCTTAGTACGCAGGAAGTATCCATACCCCTTTTGGAAAAATTGGGGATTCCAGCAGCGTTGTTCGGAACACCTGCCCAGGCGGGTGAGGTTGTGGGTACGGTTACTAAAAAAGCTTCGGAAGCAAGTGGTATTCCAGTGGGTGTTCCTGTTTGCCTTTCTGGTCATGACACGCAATTTGCCGTTTTTGGTTCCGGTGCGGGTTTAGATGAGCCGGTACTGAGTTCAGGTACTTGGGAAATACTCATGTGCCGAAGCAAAAAGTATAGTGCCACGGCACAACAACTCGATTTAGGGATTACAACAGAGTTTGATGCAGAAAAAAACATGTATGACCTTGGAGTGAACTATGTGGCTTCAGGATTGTTGGAATGGGTGGGCAACCACTTTTTTCAAGACGTGCCCAAAAAGCAACGGTACCAAATTATGGTGGAAGAGGCCGAACAAGTACCTCCTGGTGCCAATGGAGTTGCTGTAGACCCCAATTTTTATGATCCGACCAATGATGCGGGAGGAGCGATATCAGGTATTAAATTGGCAACCTCACGAGGCGAAATCTATAGGGCCAGTCTGGAGGCATTGGCACTCACTTTAAAAAATGCGTTGCACGTACTGGAAAAGGCGGCTGATTTTAAGGCCAGAAAAATTATATGTGTAGGTGGAGGTTCCAAAAATTCACTTTGGAATCAGATTAAGGCCGATGTATGTGGCATACCTATTCAATTGATAGCACAAAAGGAAACTACAGTATTGGGGAGTGCCCTTTTTACTTTCACCGGAGTGGGATATTATAAAAATTTGAAAGAGGCACGTTCATCTATCGATTACCAACCTTATTTAGTGGAACCCTCTGTGAACAAGAATACATATCAACAACTATTTGAGAATAAAGAATGA